In Sporosarcina sp. PTS2304, a genomic segment contains:
- the trpA gene encoding tryptophan synthase subunit alpha: MTKQRVKQAILSCNEVGDKAFVPYIMAGDGGLATLKKNILFLQEAGATTIEVGIPFSDPVADGEVIQQAGERALAEGITFRKVLNELATFRDEVTVPLVIMTYLNPVLSYGLNVLAADCEKSGVYGLIIPDLPLEESGMLTDALIDSDVALIQLVSLTSPSERIEAIAKAAEGFIYAVTVNGITGVRSSFTEGLEGHLQRLKEASSVPVLAGFGISTPEQVKNLGALADGVIVGSAIVTALHENDLATITQLIDASKNTVSHR; encoded by the coding sequence ATGACAAAACAACGAGTAAAACAAGCAATACTGTCATGTAATGAAGTTGGAGATAAAGCATTCGTTCCATATATTATGGCAGGCGACGGTGGTCTGGCTACACTGAAAAAGAATATTTTATTTCTTCAGGAAGCAGGCGCAACAACGATCGAAGTCGGCATTCCGTTTTCCGACCCTGTAGCAGACGGTGAAGTCATCCAGCAAGCAGGAGAACGGGCATTAGCTGAAGGAATTACTTTCCGAAAAGTATTGAATGAACTCGCTACGTTTAGAGACGAAGTAACTGTTCCGTTAGTCATTATGACGTACTTGAATCCGGTATTGAGTTACGGCTTGAACGTTCTCGCAGCCGATTGTGAAAAAAGTGGAGTGTACGGCTTGATCATTCCAGACCTTCCCCTTGAAGAAAGCGGGATGTTAACAGACGCGTTGATAGATTCAGATGTCGCTTTAATCCAACTCGTTTCACTAACAAGCCCATCTGAACGTATCGAAGCAATCGCCAAAGCTGCAGAAGGTTTTATTTACGCGGTAACTGTCAACGGCATCACAGGTGTTCGTTCTTCATTTACAGAAGGGTTAGAAGGACATTTGCAGCGATTAAAAGAAGCAAGTTCTGTTCCCGTACTGGCAGGATTCGGTATATCCACACCCGAACAAGTAAAAAACCTAGGGGCATTGGCGGATGGCGTCATTGTCGGAAGTGCGATTGTCACCGCTTTGCATGAAAACGACTTGGCGACGATTACACAATTAATTGACGCTTCGAAGAATACAGTTTCACATCGATGA
- the trpB gene encoding tryptophan synthase subunit beta yields MTTTETKGRYGRFGGQFVPETLMTALQELETAYEEAQQDPSFTEELNYYLKDFVGRENPLFFAERLTKHAGGAKIYLKREDLNHTGAHKINNSLGQALLAIRMGKKKIVAETGAGQHGVATATACALLGLECVVFMGKEDVRRQELNVFRMELLGTKVVSVDKGAGTLKDAVNEALRYWVSNVDDTHYILGSALGPHPFPQIVRDFQRVIGDETRKQIIEKEGRLPDAVVACIGGGSNAIGMFHPFVEDEEVKLYGVEAAGSGISSGKHAAAIAGKQEGVLHGAYMYVLQDDDGFIQEAHSISAGLDYPAVGPEHCYLHDIKRVQYDSVTDQQALEGVQLLSRIEGIIPALESAHAVYYSVQLAKEMKEDEVLVICLSGRGDKDVQTIRDALGGQA; encoded by the coding sequence ATGACAACGACAGAAACTAAAGGACGCTACGGTAGATTTGGTGGACAATTTGTTCCCGAGACATTGATGACGGCATTGCAGGAGTTGGAAACGGCGTACGAAGAAGCGCAACAAGATCCTTCGTTCACAGAGGAATTAAATTATTACTTAAAAGATTTCGTCGGAAGAGAAAATCCATTGTTTTTTGCAGAGCGTCTGACGAAACACGCAGGCGGTGCAAAGATTTACTTAAAGCGTGAAGATTTGAATCATACAGGTGCGCATAAGATCAATAACTCACTCGGTCAAGCATTACTTGCGATTCGCATGGGTAAAAAGAAAATCGTCGCTGAAACAGGCGCGGGTCAACATGGTGTAGCCACGGCCACGGCTTGTGCATTACTAGGTCTTGAATGTGTTGTTTTCATGGGGAAAGAAGATGTGCGTCGCCAAGAATTGAATGTGTTCCGCATGGAGTTGCTAGGTACAAAAGTAGTCTCTGTCGATAAAGGGGCAGGTACGTTGAAAGATGCAGTTAACGAAGCATTACGTTACTGGGTTTCAAATGTAGACGACACGCATTATATTTTAGGATCCGCGCTAGGTCCGCATCCATTCCCGCAAATTGTTCGTGATTTCCAACGTGTAATTGGAGATGAAACACGTAAACAAATTATCGAGAAAGAAGGCCGTCTACCTGATGCGGTGGTCGCATGTATCGGTGGAGGAAGTAACGCAATTGGCATGTTCCATCCATTTGTTGAAGATGAAGAGGTAAAATTGTACGGTGTAGAAGCGGCAGGAAGTGGGATTTCTTCAGGTAAGCACGCTGCAGCGATTGCAGGTAAGCAAGAAGGAGTATTGCATGGAGCCTACATGTACGTTCTTCAAGATGACGATGGATTCATACAGGAAGCTCATTCTATTTCGGCAGGCTTAGACTACCCCGCAGTCGGTCCCGAACACTGTTATTTACATGACATTAAGCGCGTGCAGTATGATTCCGTAACGGATCAACAAGCGCTCGAAGGAGTCCAATTATTGTCCCGTATAGAAGGAATTATTCCTGCATTAGAAAGTGCACATGCCGTTTACTATTCGGTACAGTTAGCGAAAGAAATGAAAGAAGACGAAGTACTCGTCATCTGTTTATCAGGTCGCGGCGATAAAGACGTTCAAACGATACGCGATGCGTTAGGAGGCCAAGCATAA
- a CDS encoding phosphoribosylanthranilate isomerase codes for MTRVKICGLSRTEHVKAAVDAGADAIGFVFAPSSREVTIEQAQLLASTIPNSVWKIGVFVDATKEQLQKTFKEVPLDYIQYHGDESPEFIREVGLPSIKALSIASEEDVKRAATYDVDYYLFDTPGVEYKGGSGKTFDWSLLENAGVTRQQMILAGGLHAGNVQQAIEQVHPFMVDVSSGVEINKQKDSERIQTFIQLAKGRSGTDDNDRN; via the coding sequence ATGACAAGAGTAAAAATTTGTGGATTGTCACGTACAGAACATGTAAAAGCCGCTGTGGATGCAGGGGCAGATGCGATTGGCTTTGTTTTTGCGCCAAGTAGCCGGGAAGTAACGATTGAACAAGCGCAGTTACTGGCGTCTACTATACCGAATTCAGTGTGGAAAATTGGTGTCTTTGTCGATGCGACGAAAGAACAATTACAAAAAACATTTAAAGAAGTACCGTTAGATTATATTCAATACCATGGAGACGAATCCCCAGAGTTCATTCGAGAGGTAGGATTGCCTTCTATTAAAGCACTGTCCATCGCAAGTGAAGAAGATGTGAAACGGGCAGCTACGTACGATGTCGATTACTATTTATTCGATACACCGGGCGTAGAATACAAAGGCGGTAGCGGTAAAACGTTCGACTGGTCTTTACTAGAAAATGCAGGTGTGACAAGGCAACAGATGATACTAGCAGGTGGTCTGCATGCAGGAAATGTTCAACAGGCGATTGAGCAAGTACATCCCTTTATGGTCGATGTATCTAGCGGAGTGGAAATTAATAAGCAAAAAGATAGTGAACGGATTCAGACGTTTATTCAACTAGCGAAGGGTAGGAGTGGTACAGATGACAACGACAGAAACTAA
- the trpC gene encoding indole-3-glycerol phosphate synthase TrpC: MTILDKIIAQKKIEVENLLANKTTFPDRELTRPSLYTTLRKAKQLQVISEMKRASPSKGLIAEGANPVKQATAYYEAGAACISVLTDQEFFKGSFEDLAAVAEAVPIALLCKDFMIHEIQIDQAKSAGASVILLIVAALDDRTLGRLYTYANRQGLDVLVEVHNVEELQRALAIDAKIIGVNNRDLHTFEVDLTQTELIAQHFPFDEERVFISESGIWDAADAERAANAGASAVLVGESLMRSDSVKDALQSLQVAKPGLRS, translated from the coding sequence ATGACAATTTTAGATAAAATCATTGCACAAAAGAAAATAGAAGTAGAAAATTTATTGGCAAATAAAACGACATTTCCCGACAGAGAACTTACACGCCCTTCGCTGTATACGACATTACGCAAAGCTAAACAGCTCCAAGTAATTTCTGAAATGAAGCGTGCTTCTCCTTCTAAAGGATTGATCGCAGAAGGGGCGAACCCTGTGAAACAAGCGACTGCATATTATGAAGCGGGCGCTGCTTGTATTTCTGTTTTAACGGATCAAGAATTTTTTAAAGGATCCTTTGAAGATTTAGCTGCTGTAGCCGAGGCTGTTCCTATCGCTTTGCTATGTAAAGACTTCATGATTCACGAAATTCAGATTGACCAAGCAAAAAGTGCGGGAGCCTCTGTCATTTTACTCATTGTCGCAGCTTTAGATGACAGAACACTAGGTAGATTGTATACGTATGCGAACCGGCAAGGTCTAGACGTACTGGTAGAAGTCCACAATGTAGAAGAATTGCAACGCGCCCTTGCTATTGACGCAAAAATTATCGGTGTCAATAACCGCGATTTGCATACATTTGAAGTAGACTTAACGCAGACAGAACTCATTGCGCAACATTTCCCATTTGACGAAGAGCGTGTCTTCATTAGTGAAAGTGGAATTTGGGACGCTGCAGATGCGGAACGTGCAGCAAATGCAGGGGCCAGTGCAGTGTTAGTCGGCGAATCATTGATGCGCAGTGATTCAGTGAAAGATGCACTCCAATCACTGCAAGTAGCGAAGCCAGGACTACGTTCATGA
- the trpD gene encoding anthranilate phosphoribosyltransferase produces the protein MENYISIVEKNGHLMYEEMKVVAELLFNEETNEQQIIQFLTALSKKGETSHEVAALAAVMKSYAMDLTPTTARYLDNCGTGGDGVNTFNISTTAAFVLAGAGVQVAKHGNRKISSAAGSQDVLDALGIHSGYQTADMKNLLEQEGIAFLFAPAIHPKMKRIGAIRNKIGKPTIFNLVGPLTNPVALATQFTGINRPDFIMEYASVLRMLGRERAIVVSGAGGMDEASLAGQNEFVLLDHGDLIPFSLTADDVGLEYAPLSAIKGGDAVENAATTRAILNGERGPKFDTVVLNAGIGLFANGQVATIQEGVKRATESILSGKALEKLESVIAFSEMIRQKAVTP, from the coding sequence ATGGAAAATTACATTTCTATAGTCGAGAAGAACGGTCACCTCATGTACGAGGAAATGAAAGTCGTAGCAGAACTGCTATTTAATGAAGAAACAAATGAACAACAAATCATACAATTTCTAACCGCTTTATCAAAAAAAGGAGAAACCTCCCATGAAGTTGCCGCTCTGGCAGCGGTTATGAAGTCTTACGCAATGGATTTAACACCGACGACTGCACGCTACTTGGACAACTGCGGGACGGGCGGAGACGGAGTAAATACATTCAATATTAGTACGACTGCTGCATTTGTTTTAGCGGGAGCTGGTGTGCAAGTAGCGAAGCACGGGAACCGAAAAATTTCGAGCGCAGCAGGAAGTCAGGACGTTTTAGACGCGCTCGGTATTCATTCAGGCTATCAGACGGCGGATATGAAAAATTTGCTTGAACAGGAAGGGATCGCGTTTTTATTCGCTCCAGCAATTCATCCGAAAATGAAGCGCATTGGAGCCATTCGAAATAAAATCGGCAAGCCGACGATTTTTAACTTAGTCGGACCGTTAACTAATCCGGTGGCTCTTGCGACACAATTTACTGGTATTAATCGTCCTGACTTCATCATGGAGTATGCTTCTGTACTTCGGATGCTCGGACGTGAACGAGCGATTGTAGTAAGTGGGGCAGGTGGCATGGACGAAGCATCACTTGCAGGGCAAAATGAGTTTGTTCTCTTGGATCATGGCGATTTAATCCCATTTTCTTTAACGGCAGATGATGTGGGCTTAGAGTATGCGCCGCTGTCAGCAATTAAAGGCGGAGACGCGGTGGAGAATGCCGCAACGACAAGAGCCATCCTGAATGGAGAGCGAGGACCGAAATTTGATACGGTCGTGTTGAATGCAGGAATTGGTTTATTTGCCAATGGTCAAGTAGCTACAATTCAAGAAGGTGTAAAACGTGCTACAGAAAGCATCTTATCAGGAAAAGCGTTAGAAAAACTAGAATCTGTTATCGCGTTTAGCGAAATGATTCGGCAAAAGGCGGTTACTCCATGA
- a CDS encoding anthranilate synthase component I family protein, producing the protein MMAEKKNLRVTTRKIDGDSLTPILIFRRLKGNHKFLLESSSQAGGSGRYSFIGLNPQKAYRGRDGVVEELVYSTGKTYTHEGDLYTLLKRLMPRITEDAGFPFTGGAVGYVGYGAARNGEKRTADDLHIPDVYFNIYDTIVIYDHQLHEVTLLHTEINPVYEAPDLDAIEEMIVNGSVDKEDDVSLSDYRCAISKEEFERRVQIVIDAIREGQAEQVVLSRRFEADITGDPFALYRALRRRNPSPYMYYMEFEDHTVIGTSPESLVRVTGEKVLTNPIAGTRRRGRDEAEDQALEKELRNDPKELSEHDMLVEVSKKELQQICRPETIEIANYLDTVRYEHVMHLVSEVEGNLAPGLHALDALKATLPAGTVTGSPKPAAMTIIDELEDQHRGIYGGAIGYIGLNGNIDFALTIRTMLVKDGKAYVQAGAGIVEASVPSLEYKETSNKARSLLEATEPMK; encoded by the coding sequence ATGATGGCAGAAAAGAAGAATTTACGCGTAACGACTAGAAAGATTGATGGAGATTCTCTAACACCGATCTTGATTTTTAGAAGGCTGAAAGGGAATCACAAATTCTTACTAGAAAGTTCTTCTCAGGCAGGCGGATCTGGACGGTATTCATTCATTGGGCTGAATCCTCAAAAAGCCTACCGCGGGCGGGATGGCGTTGTCGAAGAATTGGTCTACTCCACAGGAAAAACGTATACGCATGAAGGTGATTTATATACGTTGCTTAAACGGTTGATGCCACGTATTACAGAAGATGCAGGATTCCCCTTTACAGGCGGGGCAGTCGGTTATGTAGGATATGGAGCTGCGCGTAACGGTGAAAAACGTACAGCTGATGACTTACATATTCCAGACGTGTACTTTAATATTTACGACACGATCGTCATCTATGACCATCAACTGCATGAAGTCACGCTACTGCATACGGAGATCAATCCTGTATACGAGGCACCGGATCTAGATGCAATTGAAGAAATGATTGTGAATGGCTCGGTAGATAAGGAAGATGACGTGTCACTATCAGATTATCGTTGTGCCATTTCAAAAGAGGAATTTGAACGTCGTGTACAAATTGTGATTGATGCGATCCGAGAAGGTCAGGCTGAACAAGTTGTGCTGTCCCGCCGTTTTGAAGCGGATATTACAGGTGATCCGTTCGCGCTTTACCGTGCATTACGTCGACGCAATCCGTCACCGTATATGTATTATATGGAGTTTGAAGATCATACCGTAATCGGTACATCACCGGAGAGTTTGGTTCGTGTGACGGGTGAAAAAGTATTGACAAACCCGATCGCAGGCACACGCCGAAGAGGACGGGACGAAGCAGAAGATCAAGCGCTTGAAAAGGAATTACGCAATGATCCAAAAGAATTATCGGAGCATGATATGTTAGTAGAAGTGAGCAAAAAGGAACTTCAACAAATTTGCCGTCCCGAAACGATTGAAATAGCTAATTACTTAGACACAGTACGCTATGAGCACGTCATGCATTTAGTATCTGAAGTAGAAGGGAATTTAGCACCTGGACTCCATGCGCTAGACGCTTTAAAAGCGACATTGCCGGCAGGGACAGTGACAGGCTCGCCTAAACCAGCGGCTATGACAATTATTGATGAACTAGAAGATCAACATCGTGGAATTTACGGCGGCGCAATCGGCTACATCGGCTTGAACGGTAATATCGACTTTGCCCTTACTATCCGTACGATGTTAGTAAAAGACGGCAAAGCATACGTACAGGCGGGAGCAGGTATTGTGGAAGCTTCTGTCCCTTCATTGGAATATAAAGAAACATCAAATAAAGCACGGTCATTACTTGAAGCAACAGAACCGATGAAATGA
- the rluF gene encoding 23S rRNA pseudouridine(2604) synthase RluF, with protein MRINKFLSGAGIVSRRGADQWIADGRVKINGQLAELGSKVETGDQVEVDGKLVQQEDELVYIMLNKPVGITSTTERHIKGNVVDFINHPLRIFHIGRLDKDSDGLLLLTNDGDIVNEILREENGHEKEYIVTVDSPITESFIKQMASGVKILDTVTKPCTVKKISPRTFSIILKQGLNRQIRRMCAALGYHINRLQRVRILTLELGDLPIGEWRDLTDAERKQLFRQLQYEPKR; from the coding sequence ATGCGAATTAACAAATTTTTAAGCGGCGCTGGAATTGTATCTAGACGAGGAGCCGATCAGTGGATTGCTGATGGCCGGGTCAAAATTAACGGACAATTGGCAGAGCTCGGCAGCAAAGTCGAAACTGGTGATCAAGTGGAAGTTGACGGAAAGCTTGTTCAACAAGAGGATGAACTAGTCTATATTATGCTGAATAAACCCGTCGGCATTACAAGTACTACGGAACGCCACATTAAAGGCAACGTAGTCGATTTCATCAATCACCCTTTACGTATTTTTCATATAGGAAGATTGGACAAAGACTCAGATGGCTTGCTTTTATTAACGAACGATGGAGATATCGTCAATGAAATTTTACGAGAAGAAAACGGTCATGAAAAGGAATATATTGTTACCGTAGACAGTCCGATCACCGAATCCTTTATCAAACAAATGGCAAGTGGTGTGAAGATTCTAGATACAGTGACGAAACCGTGCACCGTAAAAAAAATCAGTCCACGAACATTTTCCATTATTTTAAAACAAGGCTTAAATCGGCAAATCCGTCGAATGTGTGCAGCTTTAGGCTATCACATCAACAGGCTCCAACGCGTTCGTATTTTAACTCTTGAGCTGGGAGATTTACCTATTGGCGAATGGAGAGATTTGACTGACGCAGAACGTAAGCAGCTATTCCGACAGTTACAGTATGAACCGAAAAGATAA
- a CDS encoding EAL domain-containing protein, whose amino-acid sequence MPLKTSVFNPSLSALFQETFCVSLIDLSGRMTYVNQNFCELTGYAEEELLGNTWEMLTTRRRTKDLLQILEVHFSYNKVYQESIRIYSKEKQKYWVDSTIVPIYDSNEQLTHYLSLDIDISGSKRVSHEYAKTRNDLHNFKYALDEAAVVAICNAQGVITYVNDHFCKLSKYSRAELVGKTHRVVNSGTHPKSFFKEMWETIQSGKVWRGNIRNLSKTGEYYWVNTTIVPFIGLDGKPFQYISIRQDITSHEAAKESLEKALKNDFKTTVKNLQNAIFKYSLDENNQINVTMLEGKITEKLGMTIETIKQMALSRNSNLTSFKRQLVEGLLGRSSQFEVEYMSYTFLVYLSPIFEEGRVVEVVGTAIDISDRKKAEQLVEHMAFHDHLTGLPNRRLLKQTIEYTIDRRVKTKEPFALLYIDLDRFKNINDSMGHYIGDQLLKSVGERLKLLVRQSDLVARLSGDEFIIFCTSTDKKGVQLVAQRIVEEVSKSFLINNLEIFIAPSIGISMFPEDGSTYDSLIRNADSAMYLAKQSGKSTYQFFTEELYNELMERTLIEMELRQVLKRNELVLHYQPQLDFKTGKMNGVEALLRWNHSSRGMISPGKFIPIAEETGLILPIGLWVLETACKQAKEWQDLGYPPIQMSVNVSLRQFNSQTFISDIKETLRKTGLQPHYLNIEITESMTSDVDYCQRILQEIRELGISTSIDDFGTGYSSLSHLSKFPITHLKIDQSFIRELCTSSVIVKAIIDLGKNLHLRVIAEGVETEEQAELLRTLECDEAQGFLYARPLPSHEIIQRLKHI is encoded by the coding sequence ATGCCATTAAAAACATCCGTATTCAATCCATCGCTATCCGCACTATTCCAAGAAACCTTTTGTGTATCTTTGATCGATTTGAGCGGTCGCATGACGTATGTTAATCAGAACTTTTGTGAACTGACTGGCTATGCCGAAGAAGAGCTGCTCGGGAACACGTGGGAAATGTTAACTACACGGCGCCGTACTAAAGATTTGCTTCAAATATTAGAAGTACATTTCTCTTACAATAAAGTGTATCAGGAGTCTATACGCATCTATTCTAAAGAGAAGCAAAAGTATTGGGTGGATTCTACAATTGTTCCTATTTACGATTCGAACGAACAACTCACGCACTACTTATCATTAGATATTGATATTTCAGGATCCAAACGTGTTTCACATGAGTATGCAAAAACAAGAAATGATCTACATAATTTCAAGTATGCGTTGGATGAAGCTGCCGTAGTTGCGATTTGTAATGCACAAGGAGTTATCACGTATGTCAACGACCACTTTTGCAAACTATCCAAGTATTCGCGGGCAGAGCTAGTAGGAAAAACCCATCGTGTAGTTAACTCGGGCACTCATCCAAAAAGTTTTTTTAAAGAAATGTGGGAAACGATTCAGTCTGGAAAGGTTTGGCGTGGAAATATTCGTAACTTGTCTAAAACAGGTGAGTATTATTGGGTTAACACTACCATCGTTCCATTCATTGGATTGGACGGAAAACCCTTCCAATATATTTCCATTAGACAAGACATTACCTCCCATGAAGCGGCTAAAGAATCATTAGAAAAAGCATTGAAAAATGATTTTAAAACGACAGTAAAAAATCTGCAAAATGCGATCTTTAAATACTCTCTTGACGAAAACAATCAAATCAATGTTACTATGCTTGAAGGAAAAATAACAGAAAAGCTCGGCATGACAATAGAAACCATTAAACAAATGGCGCTTAGTAGAAATTCTAATCTTACCAGTTTCAAGCGGCAGCTAGTGGAAGGACTGCTAGGACGCAGCTCACAGTTCGAAGTGGAGTATATGTCGTATACATTTTTAGTCTATCTTTCACCAATTTTCGAAGAAGGACGTGTCGTGGAAGTTGTCGGAACAGCCATTGATATTTCAGATCGTAAAAAGGCAGAACAACTTGTAGAACATATGGCTTTTCATGATCATCTTACAGGACTTCCGAATAGGCGGTTACTTAAGCAAACCATTGAATACACAATTGACAGAAGAGTTAAAACTAAAGAACCTTTTGCATTACTTTATATTGACCTAGATCGTTTCAAAAACATTAACGATTCGATGGGACATTATATTGGAGATCAATTATTAAAGTCTGTCGGAGAGCGATTGAAGTTACTCGTTAGACAAAGTGATTTAGTCGCACGACTGAGCGGGGATGAATTTATCATATTCTGTACGTCTACTGATAAAAAAGGTGTGCAGCTCGTCGCACAGCGAATTGTAGAAGAAGTATCTAAGTCATTTTTAATCAATAACTTAGAAATCTTCATTGCGCCTAGCATTGGCATTAGTATGTTTCCTGAAGATGGATCGACGTATGACTCTCTCATACGCAATGCAGACTCTGCTATGTATTTGGCTAAGCAATCCGGGAAAAGTACGTATCAATTTTTCACTGAAGAACTGTACAATGAATTAATGGAACGTACTTTGATAGAGATGGAACTTCGACAAGTACTGAAGAGGAATGAATTGGTTCTTCATTATCAGCCCCAATTAGATTTTAAAACAGGAAAGATGAATGGTGTAGAAGCTCTTTTGCGCTGGAATCACTCATCCCGTGGCATGATTTCTCCTGGAAAATTTATTCCGATAGCAGAGGAGACGGGGCTGATTCTTCCAATTGGATTATGGGTATTGGAGACGGCCTGCAAACAAGCGAAAGAATGGCAAGATCTTGGGTATCCACCGATCCAAATGAGTGTCAATGTGTCATTGCGCCAATTTAATAGTCAGACTTTCATTTCAGATATTAAAGAAACGCTACGGAAAACGGGGTTACAGCCTCACTACTTAAACATAGAAATTACAGAAAGCATGACCTCTGATGTAGATTATTGCCAACGTATTTTACAAGAGATACGGGAATTGGGAATTAGCACAAGTATTGATGATTTCGGTACAGGATACTCTTCTTTAAGTCATCTGAGTAAGTTTCCTATTACTCATTTGAAGATTGATCAGTCGTTCATAAGAGAGTTATGCACGAGTTCGGTCATCGTAAAAGCGATCATCGACTTAGGTAAGAATTTACATTTACGAGTGATCGCTGAAGGAGTAGAAACTGAAGAACAGGCAGAGTTACTGAGAACTCTTGAATGTGATGAAGCGCAGGGATTCCTCTATGCACGGCCGTTGCCAAGTCATGAAATCATACAACGTTTAAAACATATTTAG
- a CDS encoding uracil/xanthine transporter has translation MATNQMRYSVTALAGFQWLFFMFANTVVIPISVGTAFELEQIEIVSAVQRSFIYTGIACLLQGTVGHRLALMEGQSGLWWGVVLSLAGTASAMGLSLTAVGGSIAVGAMISGVIVAVLGMLGMGEVLKKWFTPAVMFVFLLLLANQLITIFLKGMIGLNDGEYINLSTTLFSFALAALTILVHVKGKGILSSLNLLVGMTIGWISAVLLFPQETTETIKTTPFIQWFPWGEPTLEIGIVVTVVITGLLNTTNTIATLKGAEDIFEKETTKKQYKTSFLITGGLNIGAGAIGVVPYAPYASSIGFLQSSGIKERTPFFIGSVLFIILGLVPPLSAFFSTIPQSVGNTVLFVAYLQLFRSALRNVEGLTFEPKTIYRVALPALLGLSIMTLPAEVFASLPELLQPLLSSGLLVGILAALLMELIFWIGQRFSKRTA, from the coding sequence ATGGCAACAAATCAAATGCGTTATTCTGTAACCGCTTTAGCAGGATTTCAGTGGCTCTTCTTTATGTTTGCAAATACGGTAGTTATTCCAATATCAGTCGGGACAGCTTTTGAATTAGAGCAAATAGAAATTGTCTCTGCTGTCCAGCGCTCCTTTATCTACACTGGAATCGCCTGTTTACTGCAAGGTACAGTTGGACACCGCCTCGCTTTAATGGAAGGACAGTCGGGCTTATGGTGGGGAGTTGTACTTAGTTTAGCAGGTACAGCAAGTGCAATGGGCTTAAGTTTAACGGCAGTTGGTGGGAGCATTGCGGTCGGTGCTATGATTTCAGGGGTAATTGTAGCTGTTTTAGGTATGCTTGGGATGGGTGAAGTGTTAAAGAAATGGTTTACCCCTGCTGTTATGTTCGTCTTCCTTTTATTATTGGCAAATCAATTAATTACGATTTTCTTAAAAGGAATGATTGGGCTGAATGACGGAGAATACATAAATTTATCTACTACATTGTTTTCATTCGCTTTGGCAGCCTTGACTATACTAGTGCACGTGAAAGGAAAAGGTATTTTAAGTAGCCTGAATTTGCTTGTCGGGATGACAATAGGCTGGATCAGTGCCGTCTTGCTATTCCCACAAGAAACGACAGAGACTATTAAGACCACGCCCTTTATCCAGTGGTTTCCTTGGGGAGAACCAACATTAGAAATTGGAATTGTGGTGACGGTTGTAATTACAGGATTACTTAATACGACAAATACTATCGCTACTTTAAAAGGTGCGGAAGATATTTTTGAAAAAGAAACGACGAAAAAGCAATATAAAACATCGTTTCTTATTACAGGCGGATTAAATATAGGAGCGGGCGCAATTGGCGTCGTCCCTTATGCCCCTTACGCTTCTTCGATTGGATTTTTACAGTCTAGCGGCATTAAAGAACGGACTCCTTTTTTTATCGGTTCTGTTCTATTCATTATCCTTGGACTTGTGCCTCCTTTAAGCGCGTTCTTCTCTACCATTCCCCAAAGCGTAGGGAACACTGTTCTATTTGTTGCATATTTACAACTATTCCGATCAGCATTGCGGAACGTGGAAGGATTGACTTTCGAACCGAAGACTATATACCGCGTGGCATTGCCTGCTCTACTCGGTCTCTCTATTATGACGCTGCCTGCTGAAGTTTTTGCTTCATTGCCTGAACTATTGCAGCCCCTACTTTCTAGCGGATTATTAGTTGGGATTCTTGCGGCATTGCTTATGGAATTAATCTTTTGGATCGGTCAGCGTTTCAGCAAGCGCACGGCTTGA